A genomic region of Exiguobacterium sp. Helios contains the following coding sequences:
- the recJ gene encoding single-stranded-DNA-specific exonuclease RecJ, which yields MYHSKKTWIDKQVDSVKIDELAGQVNVSHQVAHLLVQRGFETADQAKAFLETDQMAFHDPFLFQDMNKVVARIQQAADEGEMILIYGDYDVDGVSSAAILWHALIEIGAMAECYIPNRFTEGYGPNEAAFRWAAEEGFGLVITVDCGISGIEEAAVLKELGVDLIITDHHEAKDVLPDAFAMIHPGVDSNYPYSKLAGAGVAFKVAHALLGRVPEELLDLAVLGTIADLVPLVGENRLLAAKGIEALNASERPGILALRKVCSLVEDELTEESVGFAFGPRINAAGRLDSAMPALEMLLAETIEEASLLAEQLDQQNKQRQDIVKKIAEEATDLVEQHYLADRVLVVDSDQWNPGVVGIVASRLVEKYHRPVILLCHDAEKGTAKGSGRSIAAFDLFAELNQSADILPHFGGHPAAAGMTLSSENVSVLRERLNAQAASLPEEAFIATTEIDLRLNVSDVSIGLIEEMGRLAPFGMGNPSPRVVVEDASIRDLKRIGRDLTHLKVLVTDGKTELDGIGFGFGDAVDEVSSLAEVSLMGSLNINEWNGFRKPQLMIQDLAVVDYQLFDYRGGKKPLTDVFELPHDTTTFVAFSEETQTKYAERTLNGSAKANVVFLDLPEEESAFLPYLNEAERIYCAFKDEGYYFETIPSREEFKHYFNYFAKCPRDELRIGLVRLSKSRKWSKRSINFMHSVFSELDFLVTMEDGLPGVNPNAEKRDLTEAATYKRHEERQRLEQQYIYSSLAQLKERFDTLVEAAKQEEMTWSSNSI from the coding sequence ATGTATCATTCAAAGAAAACATGGATCGATAAGCAAGTCGATTCCGTTAAAATAGACGAACTGGCTGGCCAGGTGAACGTTTCCCATCAAGTCGCACACTTGCTCGTGCAACGTGGCTTTGAGACAGCGGATCAAGCTAAAGCGTTTTTGGAAACCGATCAAATGGCGTTTCATGATCCGTTCTTGTTCCAGGACATGAACAAAGTAGTCGCCCGGATCCAGCAAGCGGCTGATGAAGGTGAGATGATTTTGATTTACGGAGACTATGATGTCGACGGCGTCAGTTCCGCTGCGATTTTATGGCATGCGTTGATTGAAATCGGTGCGATGGCGGAATGCTACATTCCGAATCGGTTTACAGAAGGTTACGGACCAAACGAGGCAGCGTTCCGCTGGGCGGCAGAAGAAGGATTCGGTCTCGTCATCACGGTCGACTGCGGAATTTCCGGTATCGAGGAAGCCGCCGTCTTAAAAGAACTCGGCGTTGATTTAATCATTACCGATCACCATGAAGCAAAAGACGTCTTGCCGGACGCTTTCGCCATGATTCATCCGGGTGTTGATTCCAATTACCCGTATTCGAAGCTTGCCGGTGCCGGTGTTGCCTTTAAGGTCGCCCATGCGTTACTGGGACGTGTGCCGGAAGAATTGCTTGATTTGGCTGTACTCGGAACGATTGCCGACTTAGTGCCGCTCGTCGGTGAAAACCGGTTGCTTGCAGCGAAAGGGATTGAAGCGTTAAATGCCAGTGAACGACCGGGTATTTTAGCGTTACGGAAAGTCTGCAGTCTCGTCGAAGACGAGTTGACGGAAGAGTCGGTCGGGTTTGCCTTTGGTCCCCGGATCAATGCAGCCGGTCGACTCGACTCGGCGATGCCGGCGCTTGAGATGTTACTCGCGGAAACAATAGAAGAAGCCAGCCTGCTTGCAGAACAACTCGACCAACAAAATAAACAACGGCAGGATATCGTCAAAAAGATTGCCGAAGAAGCGACCGACCTCGTGGAACAGCATTATCTGGCAGACCGTGTCTTAGTCGTCGATTCGGATCAATGGAATCCGGGTGTCGTCGGAATCGTAGCGTCCCGGCTTGTTGAAAAGTATCATCGACCTGTGATTCTTTTGTGTCATGATGCAGAAAAAGGGACGGCAAAAGGTTCTGGCCGTTCGATTGCCGCATTTGATCTCTTTGCCGAGTTGAATCAGTCGGCTGATATACTACCGCACTTCGGAGGACATCCGGCTGCTGCCGGAATGACATTGTCATCAGAAAACGTCAGTGTTTTACGGGAACGATTGAATGCCCAAGCGGCAAGTTTGCCGGAAGAAGCGTTCATCGCGACGACAGAAATTGATTTACGCCTGAATGTTTCGGATGTCTCCATCGGCTTGATTGAAGAGATGGGACGACTCGCACCGTTCGGTATGGGGAATCCGTCACCGCGTGTCGTCGTGGAAGATGCCAGCATCCGAGACTTAAAACGGATTGGCCGTGATTTGACCCACCTGAAGGTTCTCGTGACCGACGGAAAGACCGAACTGGATGGAATCGGATTCGGTTTTGGTGACGCCGTCGACGAAGTGTCATCACTCGCAGAAGTGTCGTTAATGGGGAGTCTGAATATCAATGAATGGAACGGTTTCCGTAAACCGCAACTGATGATTCAGGATTTAGCAGTCGTCGATTACCAACTGTTTGATTACCGTGGTGGCAAGAAACCGTTGACGGATGTGTTTGAACTTCCGCATGATACGACGACGTTTGTCGCCTTCTCGGAAGAAACACAAACCAAATATGCCGAGCGTACGCTAAATGGATCTGCTAAGGCAAACGTCGTCTTTTTGGATCTGCCGGAAGAAGAATCGGCCTTCTTGCCTTATTTGAACGAAGCCGAACGGATTTACTGTGCGTTTAAAGACGAAGGATACTATTTCGAGACGATTCCATCCCGGGAAGAATTTAAGCATTACTTTAATTACTTTGCGAAATGCCCCCGTGATGAGCTCCGAATTGGACTTGTTCGTTTGTCGAAATCGCGAAAATGGTCGAAACGTTCGATTAACTTTATGCATTCAGTGTTTTCGGAACTTGATTTTCTTGTTACAATGGAGGACGGGCTGCCGGGTGTGAACCCGAACGCTGAAAAAC
- the yajC gene encoding preprotein translocase subunit YajC, with amino-acid sequence MQQLLTFLPMILIFVVFYFLLIRPQNKRQKQVREMQTQLSRGDSIVTIGGLHGVVQKVDETTVTLKSGNAQLTFNRSAVAEVTKKTTTVMDDEIVE; translated from the coding sequence ATGCAACAACTATTGACTTTCCTCCCGATGATCTTGATCTTCGTGGTGTTTTATTTCTTGTTGATTCGTCCACAGAACAAACGCCAGAAGCAAGTGCGTGAGATGCAAACCCAATTATCACGCGGTGACTCGATCGTAACGATCGGTGGCCTTCATGGGGTCGTACAAAAAGTAGATGAGACAACCGTCACATTGAAGTCGGGTAACGCGCAATTGACGTTTAACCGTAGTGCGGTCGCAGAAGTTACGAAAAAAACTACGACTGTCATGGACGACGAAATCGTCGAATAA
- the tgt gene encoding tRNA guanosine(34) transglycosylase Tgt — protein MTKHAVTYEHIKTCKQSGARLGIVHTPHGSFETPVFMPVGTQATVKTMAPEQIKDMNANIILSNTYHLWVRPGHDVIKEAGGLHKFMNWDGAILTDSGGFQVFSLADLRNITEEGVHFRNHLNGDKLFLSPEKAMEIQNALGSDIMMAFDECPPFPASHEYMKASVERTSRWAERCLEAHERPQDQALFGIIQGGEYEDLRRQSARDLASLDFPGYAVGGLSVGEPKDVMYRALDFTTPLMPEDKPRYLMGVGSPDALIEGAIRGIDMFDCVLPTRIARNGTLMTSSGRLVVRNAKYARDFRPLDEKCDCYACKNYSRAYIHHLIRAQETFGLHLCSTHNLHFLVKLMEGVRQAIREDRLLDFKDEFFEEYGYNLPNAKNF, from the coding sequence TGCGCGGTTAGGAATCGTCCATACGCCGCACGGCAGCTTCGAGACACCTGTTTTCATGCCGGTCGGGACACAAGCGACAGTCAAGACGATGGCGCCGGAACAGATTAAAGACATGAATGCGAACATCATTTTGTCCAATACCTATCACCTGTGGGTCCGTCCGGGCCATGATGTCATTAAAGAAGCCGGCGGTCTGCATAAATTCATGAATTGGGACGGCGCCATCTTAACCGATTCCGGTGGATTCCAAGTCTTTTCTCTCGCTGATTTACGTAACATCACAGAGGAAGGTGTCCATTTCCGGAACCACTTGAATGGAGATAAACTGTTCCTGTCACCGGAAAAAGCAATGGAAATCCAAAATGCCCTTGGTTCTGACATCATGATGGCGTTTGACGAGTGCCCACCGTTCCCGGCTTCTCATGAATACATGAAAGCTTCTGTCGAGCGGACAAGCCGCTGGGCGGAACGTTGCCTTGAAGCACACGAACGGCCGCAGGATCAAGCATTGTTCGGTATCATTCAAGGCGGCGAGTATGAAGACTTACGCCGTCAAAGTGCCCGTGATCTTGCATCACTTGATTTCCCGGGTTATGCGGTCGGTGGTCTTTCAGTCGGAGAACCAAAAGACGTCATGTACCGCGCCCTTGATTTTACGACACCACTCATGCCGGAAGACAAGCCGCGTTACTTAATGGGCGTCGGTTCACCAGATGCCTTGATCGAAGGTGCCATTCGCGGTATCGACATGTTTGACTGTGTCTTGCCGACTCGAATTGCACGCAACGGTACGTTAATGACATCAAGCGGACGTCTTGTCGTCCGGAATGCGAAATATGCCCGTGACTTCCGTCCACTCGATGAGAAATGTGATTGCTATGCGTGTAAGAATTACTCACGTGCTTATATCCATCACTTGATCCGGGCACAGGAAACATTTGGTCTTCACCTCTGTTCGACACACAATCTTCACTTCCTCGTCAAGTTGATGGAAGGCGTCCGTCAAGCGATTCGCGAAGACCGTCTGCTTGATTTCAAAGACGAATTCTTTGAAGAATACGGTTATAATTTACCGAACGCAAAGAATTTCTGA